The Pseudobacteriovorax antillogorgiicola genome includes a region encoding these proteins:
- the mscL gene encoding large conductance mechanosensitive channel protein MscL, whose amino-acid sequence MKFWKDFGSLLDLAVGILIGAAFNKIVQSLVTDILTPLIGIFLGEVSVSQWVWSYQLPLMDKVVEIRYGSFLQACLDFFIIAILVFIIVRLVKQLRDKAEDPKDTSIPTPRDIAILSEIRDLLKEKNQP is encoded by the coding sequence TAGCTGTCGGTATTTTGATAGGAGCTGCATTCAACAAAATCGTTCAATCCCTCGTGACCGATATATTAACTCCACTTATTGGGATTTTCTTGGGTGAAGTTTCAGTTTCTCAGTGGGTTTGGAGCTATCAGCTTCCTCTCATGGACAAGGTTGTCGAGATTAGATATGGCTCATTCTTGCAGGCTTGCCTAGACTTTTTTATCATTGCTATTCTGGTCTTTATCATCGTGCGGCTTGTTAAGCAGCTACGGGATAAGGCCGAGGATCCCAAAGATACCAGTATTCCGACACCACGTGACATAGCTATCTTGTCGGAAATTCGAGACTTACTCAAGGAAAAAAATCAGCCTTAG